In the genome of Megalops cyprinoides isolate fMegCyp1 chromosome 18, fMegCyp1.pri, whole genome shotgun sequence, the window CCTCTGGTCTcgtgcaggagcactgaagccaATCGAATGCAGTGATCCAATATGTTTGCATGCAGCCAGTAGCcgtttttcacactacaagccTCACACGATGCACGACAGTGGAGCAGGGGCTCATTAAACGATAGGTGCTACTCCTCTCATCACCCAAGCAACTAGCAGGGGCCTGACGAATTGTTGGGTGCCTGAGGGTaatgagacaaggaaaccctggctgacctacccactcCTACCCACACAGTCCTGGCCACTATCCTCAAATAACGCAGCTGGTGGTTTGAACCTTAAGGACACAGGGCTCGGCCTGCAGTCAAAGCGAGCACCTTACCGCTTGAGCCACTCAGAGATCATCTCGGTGTACACGGATGAACCTCACATGTCGTTCCTAGAAGAGAACATGGAGCATGTTCTCGGAAGCGTTCGGTCCACGGTggtatgcatgtgcatgaatgtttgttttcatcttgtTTTCTGGCATGGTTATAAGAACACTTCTAAGTGCACATTTAGATTCGTCCATTTTTAAGGATACTCTAAGAATCTTTGTGTATAGTATCCCCTTATACTTTTCAGATGGGTATGAATACTGCTTAAAGTAATATGAGAGCTTTAAAACAGTATATTCGGACCAAATCTAATCAAATAAAATCTTCGTCCAACATTTTCATGCCTGTATTAACTCCATAGCTGGATCTTCCTGTAATAGATAACATAAAGACATTAGATGATTCCGGAAAGTGTGAGGCTAAATTTCTCCAATGTAATCTCATCCCTTGAGTGAGTTCTAGGAAATCCCTGACCTTTGTCTGTCGGTACAGTTGGCTGAACTTGCTGCGTGGTGCATCCCATGCAGATGTGAGGGTCGCCGGTTCGTAAACCAGTCTGGCCGCATATTGCGATCCTTGCTATCACGGAAGCGGTTGGTCACCATCCGAATGGAGCTGTGATGATGCAGATGGttctatatttatttgaaaaaggaGAAGTGCTCTGCTTCCAGCCTTTCAGAGAGAAGGGCAAGGGTATGCGATGAGGTAAAGAGGTCTCATGATAAACCGAAGGAAAGTTACAAACAGACGAAACCTGCTGACTTGCAGCTCCACGGGGGACACCCTGGTGATTCATGCcctattttcattttgagctCCGACCACCTGATAAATATTGCGCCACAGCGCCCAGCGGATCAACACAACAAAGCTGGGGCAGAAAACATCACTGTGACAGGCAGAACGCGGTAAACATATTTTGATGGATTTTTTACGTCCAGCTCTCTTCGACAGCTGCGTCACACTCATTTGACGGTCGCCGTCTGCATATGTCCTCAGCTGTACTGGAGTGACACTCATGCAGCGGTGTAAAgaggctgtctctctcaccccacCGCTGTGCCTCTCttgtcttcctctttctccaaCTCTAGGGGGTGTGATGGCAGCCGTTGACGCAGTCAGTCATGGTTTGTGGAAATTGCATGGTATTTTTGGTGCTGTGTGGGTCTTGTGATGTGGAGTGTGGAGGctctgattattattaataatagcTAGATTGCATCAGCGTCTCGCTGGCCATATGTTCTGGAAGCTCCAGCTCAGAGAACGCATGCAACGACTGCATTAAAGGGCAAAAATACTAAACATTCAAAACCAAATTGCAAAGAGAACTATTTTGCCCATGACATGGAtaagtatgcatgtgtgtgtccgtcctgtttttaattaaagtttaGGTGGATAGTAGGGCATATGGAAAGAAGGGCAGCAGGGCATATGGAAAGAAATCCTACAAACCCTGTCTGAAAGCCTTACCAAGGTCGCTGTGGAATTGTAGCCTATTCGCATGTTTTGGAACCCTCGTGTGCTGCTTATGttgtttatgatttattatataaacatatattttttcaccATATGTTGTATGTCATTTTGCAGTTAGCAGTGCATTACATAATTTGAAATCAGTCAGACCTAAAACActcttttgaaatgttcaaGCATTTTACTGGAGAGCCACCAGTACAGACATAAATGAAATGATcattgtaagaaaaaaacagaacctgaAAGTATAAAACTCTATGCAAAATATCATACAAATACTAGCATGAACTTGGCCAGCTCCCCTGGCTTATCGGGCTCCACTGTCTACAAATTCGATCAACTTCAATAAATCAATTTTACAAATGCTACAACCAATGTAGAGACCATTTCATCTGCTTTGATTGATGCCTGGTGTATGAGTGGTTTCAGTTCTTAGAGGActtcttgttattattaaagTTAAGCAGGACTAAATATATTAAAAGCATCCGCATTTTGCAACCTCAGAATCTGCTTAGAACATATGGGTTGGCATGTGCCTACACAAATAAAACCGCATTTTTAGGATTTTGTTCCTGTATTTCTAGCCACAAAATGGGAACTTCCTGTTTCAGctgaaagtgagaaagagagccggaaagggaggggagagcagggtgTAGAAAAAGAGGAGGCTCCAAGCGAAAGGCTGTATTTAAGTCTGAAAGCAAAAGAGGAGGGAAGAGTCCAAGGAAGagactgaagatatgcaggTCTGTTGTATGATTATGGTTGGTTTACCATGAATGGCTGCTACACATCATTGTTCTCATAGTATGCATGTTTGATATTgtgtaattaattattttttggtGATTTGTGATAGTTGAACAGAACTTAAATTTAATGGTAATAAGCTGAATTTATTGTTATAGtttattctctctctgttggtGGTATTGCGCTCTTTGGAAGGTGATTCTTTGAATTTCTCCAGTCATGCGGAGTGTGAGGTTATACAAATTTCTAAGTATCGCAGCGGCTTGAATGCAGTGCATTATGTCAGTAGCTGCACAGCTCCACACCGATTCAGcaattttcttctctttgcactttctctctctcgccttttttttttttttttttttttttcccaggacaCGAGACGAGAGGACCTGCGAGGGAACGGGCGTTAAGACACCGGGAAGGGGCGAGAGGGCAGGGCGGCGTGGGGCGAAGAGAGCGCTCGGGTACAGCAGGCCGGGGAAGCACAGACGGGCGGACTCAGGGGCTCTCCTGCGGACGGGCGGGCTTGCAGCAGCGAGGATGCTGGGGTGCATGAACGGGGCGAGGGTGCGGAGATGGCTCACCCTCTCCTCGGGGGTGGTGGAGTGCCTGTGTTTCGCCGGGGCGGTCTTCGGCTGGGCCTCCCTGATGTTCGTCCTGAAATCTGAGGGGTACTTCGGCTACCTGTGCGTGAACGCCACCGGCCCCAACGGCACAGCGTACACAGGTGAGTGCGTCGCAGGCCGACGCGCCCGTAAACCTGGCGGTGTGGTGTCAATGCGCTGTGGTGTTCAGGGCGTAGTGTTCCTCTCTCGTGCGTTATCTCAGGGctgtgctctccctccctcagactGCAGTGGCCAGGACGAGCAGTTCTCCCTGGTGTTCACCATCGCCTCCTTCATGAACAACTTTCTGACGCTTCCTAACGGCTTCCTCTTTGACCGCTTTGGCACCACAGTGGCCAGACTGCTGGGCATGTGAGTTCTGCACAGTTAATATAAAGTGGTTGACTGACATTTCAGTGCAGTGACTGTATGTTAGACGGGAGGGTTCATACAGTTCAGTGTAGAGAAGGCAGAGGGGTGGACACAACATCACATTACGTATTTGTTTGAAAGATGCTCATGTCCATTGACACAGCTGGATAGTTTCCAATGTCATTTAGGTTAAGGACTAAGGGCTCAGGGGTACTTGATGCACTGAAAAGGACTCTGCAGTGGCTGAAAACTGAACTGTGATCGAAAGCAGGTTGCGAGTGTCTTTCTTGGTGCTATATGTTGAAACAATGAAAGAGTGGGAGCGAGTAgtaggtgtgagagagagctgcgCTTGGAGCAGTAGAATAACAGAGGAGATAagagagtgtgtctgagtgacagtgaaaaacatccattctgcattttttgtcaCACTTGTGTGTACATTTTGACCAATTATTTAGGTATCATTTTAGCTCCTAATGCTGTTTAACACCTGTGTTAGTCAGGATTACAGACGCGGGGGCAAAGTGCTTTCTGTCAGCCAACTGTAAGTGCCAAACCAAACACAACATTTGTTAATAAAGAGAACAGAGtatcctctgtctctgcctttccttttctttccccctctctgtctctcaccctccctctggCTCTGTCTCCCTGGTGTTAAAGCAGGACGGATGTCTTCACTGTACTGTACcgccgacccccccccccccccccccccccacacacacacacacacacaccccaccctaccccaccGTCAACACCCATACATTCTCGACTTTGTGTATTTCTCTGCCCTGTTCCCAGTAACCGTACCGGGGTGAGATTAGGAGGAGAGGCCGTGAGGGgagagggcagggcagggggggatggggagagTTTAGCTTCATGTGAGACagggagtgagtgaatgagcgAGCAAGGTTTTGTAAGTACAGGGTGGCCTGAGAGCGTGTCAGAGAGAATTGGACACAGCTCCGAGTTGCCTGAGAGACGGAGGAGCGGCTGGCGGGTGGGTGCTGGgtggtaagagagagagagagagagagagagagagagggagagggagagagagcgtgagcGATCCAGAGACGGAGCCGTGGAACCGGAATGTGTCAGCTCTCCAAAGATGGCAAGAGGAATGGAGGGTGAGAGTgaagaaggaagaaaggaaggacAATTTATGGGGCAAATGCACtttgctgagagagagaaagaaagcagagagagagagaggcctttcTGAGTCTTAaaaagctctttaaaaaaagaaagacaaactaGGAATAGgaaacaaactgcagaaaaaaaacaaacccataTTTTCAAAAGATTGCATCAAGATTGCATCACAGACCCCAATTTAGGATTAGGACAAGgtttccttcctcttcatcatcatttttcatgattcatttacatctgaataaataaagtcGCAGTTTAGTTTACTAATCGCATTCTCCGGTTTCGTCTGGACATTATTATCGACCACggagaaataaaaaacattaccaGGAACCCTGCTTTGCGCTCAGTAAACTCGGTTTGGCCTATACACAGTCAGCTTTCTCAGTTTTGTCtgccaggagggagagggggagagagacacggaGGGGAAGAGCGAGAGGCCGCGGCCGAGCAAAAACACATCTGTATCTGCTTTAGGAAGGAGGGAtatgaaaacagagagggaggaggggcagggagagaggtgtcCAAAGGGAGGGAATGGCAGTTTGCAGTGTTTTAGGAAAGTCGGGCTGAAGTGAGAAGGAAAGAAGGGAGCAAAAAAccagtctgaaaaaaagaagtatacagtggctgtttttttttttagtacagAACAACAGCTAGACAATCAACTCCCACCACGACAACTCCTGCTTCCTGTATTTGACCAGTTTGGCACCTTTGATGATTAATTTAcccattgttttttatttttctagaTCGTTGTACACCACCGGTACCTTGCTGATTGCCTTTTCAAATGCTGgtaaagtgttattttttttaaccaaactATGACATTGTACTGGAGTGTAGGCCGTACCCTGCCATGCTAGAGGCCTGGGTTCAGTCTGTATCTGGCCTCCAGTaacctctctgtctcccacagcCACGTCGCTGTTGCTCTTTCCGGCTCTTTCCTTCATTGCTGTGGGAGGCATTTTGTTACTCATCACCAACATGCAGGTATGCATCCACTCCCGTTCCGAAAAAATCGCATTTTGAAACATCGCCGTGACCTCCGCTGGCATCTGCGATGTTGTTGACTGGTTTCACTCACTCCTCCAGCTGTCCCCCCTTATCGCTGCTAAAATTCAGACCGCAACAGAACATTGACTCTGGCgtgccaaacacacactcacacatcttTCCCTCGCTAGCGTTCCTCCTACAGACGCACACTGCCTCCCTTGCCTTCGGTGCCGGGGTTTGAGCAGTAGCTGGATGTAACAGAATCCGGCCACCCACTGCTACTGTCCCCTACCACTGAATAACCTTTTTTTGGAATGGGAGCATGACCTCCTTTGCTGGAAGTGGAAATTTTTCGGAGTTTTTCGGATCTTTTCCTCCCTCCGCCTTCCTCGCTGAAACACAGCTAGTTATGAGACTTCATTCACAGTTTGTGACTTAATCTCGGCCTTTGCGGCCGGTTTATGTTTTGCACCAGCGGGGCTGGTGAGTAAATCTCAGGTCCCGTGTGGAgctgtggtcatttttttctgaagggcGTTGGATGAGGGATGTTTACACATAAGGGGGCCACACATTAACACGCTCCTATAACTAGCATTCCTCATTCCCAGTGGATTCCAAAAATAACAGGACTGGGCTCACAGGGATCCCTTTTACATTCCAAATATGCTGAGGGGTGGAACTTTCTCCAGAAAAGTGATTATGGTAGTTATCCTGAAAACAAGCTTTTAAAATCCTTTTCTCAGCAGAAAATTGAAAGACAACAGTCCCTGTAATGCACGTAGGCCTGAAAACtttcatatttttctaaaatgtgatgaatatgaataaaataaattcatatgcAATCTccatatttctatttttaatttactaaataaataaacaataatgataacaataatctaatatataattatagcaaatttagcaaatgctcttaaccagagcaacttacacaggttacaattttttttcatggtacCCATGTATACAGCTTGACATTTACTCAGGCAGttccttgcccaaaggtacaggagcaccccagtggggaatcgaaccagcaaccttttggttaggagccctgTTCTACACTGCCTCCCGTATGATAAGGGTAAATAAGGACGATGATACCAGTAACAGCAGCACATGAGCTGTTATATGCCGGCACCTTGTTCTTTACTCCTAAGCCCTGCTTGGCCCTCGGGGAGCGTTGTGTTTTTGAACAGAACGTTGCATTGATGGTAATGTGGGACgctgtgtgcagtctgtgtatGGACTGCGTCTTATGGGGAGCCCTGTGTACTGCCTGTTCGGTGCCACTGAGAAACGATGGAGCTCCTGCCGGTCGTTGGTCTTGTGATGTGGTGGGAAACCTTTGCTTCCCAGCTGGGCCGTTATGACATGCAAGGCTGGGGGCGGCCCGAGGCAGAGAGAGTTCTTTTTACACCAGCTGGGCATACAGAAGGCAAGGGCAAATCTATACTAAAAGCAAATGGTCCTGCAAGGGAAATAGGCCGGGCCTATATGGCACAGATGCACCTGACTCCACAGAGCTTATTGGCTTCCCATTACAGcgagtgtgcagtgtgcatgtctgtgaatcATTCATCCCAGGACAGGGGTGAGAGGGAGTGATGAATAACATTACAGAAGAAACTGCAGAATAAGAAAGCCGTGTGCTATTCTGTCTCAAACACTCCTGGTCTGTATGCGCTGTGGTTTTGGTTAATGACGCCCTACCCCCGCCTGCCCTCCGATCCAGGTGGGGAACCTCTTCGGCACCCATCGATCCACCATCATCACTCTCTACAACGGAGCCTTCGACTCTTCCTCCGTCATCTTCCTCATCGTCAAGGTAAACTCTAATCTAGTAATCAAAAACACACTTACCGAGAGACACGGTACCCCAATGTGGCATAAAGGGGAAAGCGGTCACAACAGCACCACCCTGTGGAGAAGAATGTATCTGCAGTTCGCATGGTACCACTgagccctctctgtctctctctgtgctctctcacCTTTTTTCTCCAGGTGCTGTCAGAAGGTGGGATCTCCATGCACGCgtctttcctcttcctctcggCCTGCAGTGTTATCCACCTCACCAGGACCTTCCTGCTCATGCCCAGGACCCAcattccccaccccctccctgagGGGTACACTTACGGGTACGAGCTGCCTGAGGAGGGGGGTGCGGGTTTTGGGAGTGTGGCTCCGGggtttccctctctgtgcccaGCGCTcacccgcccccctcccccctctgttaCAGGCTGGGCTGCGGCCAGAGCAAGACCTTCAGCCCCGAAGAGCCTGGAGAAAACAAAGTCCACGTGCAAAACGAGGGTGAGGCAGAGAGCGCGCCTTTCCAcccagacagcacagagaggaaggaaggtgTGTCAGCCTATTGGATTGGGCTGTTAATATTTGCATCCCTGcttggggggctggggtggggttGGAGGTGAAGGTGATGAGGGGGTTCAGATCTTCTGGCGGTGGGTCGCTGAGTCACCGCGGGCTTGAATTTGCAATTTGGAGGTTTGCCTCCCTCCGGGCCCTGTCCATAAATTAGGTGTGGAACACTGATCATGTTGCCCTGCAGAcgctctgtgtctctctcacacgctctctcgtctctctctctgtctgtctgtctctctctctctctctctctctctctctctccatctctctctccctctctctctctcctctctctgtttctgtctctctctctctgtctctctcacacgctctctctctctcgtctctctctctgtctgtctgtctctctctctctctctctccctctctctctctcctctctctgtttctgtctctctctctgtctctctctccctctctctctctcctctctctgtttctctctctctgtctctctctcccctctctctgtttctgtctctctctctctctctctctctctctctctctctctctcccccccccccagtggcCAGCTTCAGAAGCTGCGTCCTGTCCTGGTTCTTCCTGTGGCACCTGGTGTGGCTCTCTGTGATGCAGCTGCGTCACTACCTCTTCATCGGCACCCTCAACCCCATGCTGACGCGGCTGACGCACGGAGATCCGGCCCTAGGTACGAGTCCTAAGCCTCCTCACGGTGCCGGCGTACACCACTGTAGGGTGCACGTGATAACAATTGTGGGTCATTTACCAACGTGCATCACAGTGACGCCGCTAGGCGCAAACCACGCCCCTCGCCACACTTCACTCAGACACCTGCGTCTTCGACAGGAACGGCCAGTGAGCCGGCAAAGGCGTGGCAGAGGAAGGACATGTTCTGTCCAACAAAGCCGCAGACGTTTATCAGGACAAACGCGTACTGACGAAAGCAGCCGTAACTGGAAACATAGGAAATGAGAGGAGgaacatttttttgcttttttttttttgccagcgAATGTCTGCTGTGGAGACAGCAGTCGGCTCACCAGGCTGATGTCAGGAGATGTGAagtcactgtttatttttgagaGCTGGCGCACTTGGTGTGAGTGTCTCCAAGCTCTCGCCCAACATCAGTCCCAAAAAACATATCCACAACCGAAACCCGTGGACTCACTTCCGGTcctgaacaaaaataacacCACTTACGTGTGGCTTTGACGTCAACTTTGGATGTTGTTAcctcattttgtttgcttttatctTCCTTTCTCatctttttattcaaatgaacacagaataaGAATGCAGATGCTTTATATTCATATTGTGCATTGTGACTCTATCGTTGGCTCAGTTTGATGTCTATTAACTTGCATAAGCCTGTCATTAGAGTAATTTATCTTTAGAAAAcaagaaggtttttttttctgtgaacattACTGAACAGAACTCAATACGTGAGCAGGCAAAAGTACTCCAGAAAGGCCTCCCTTAGAAGTCCCTGTGAGGATATATTCGTGCAGTCAGTCCCTGTGAAGATATATTCGTGCAGTCAGCCGTTTTTAATTTGCTGTGATTGTTGTTGAGCAAAATAGAGCCAAAAATGAAcagttaggtttttttttgacagtaaTCTTCATGCTGGCATCCTCTCGCACATTTACACTTGGCTTTGAAAAGCAGCAAAGAAACAGCCTTACACAAAAATTGCCCCTGTGATGAATCTCATTATCATGCATTACTCTGCATTAACTCCTCCTGTTTGGTGAATGAATTTGCATGAATAGGAAATGATTATCCTCTGATTGCATATGTATGAAGTCTCTCATCCTGTGGTGCATTTCTCACCTGAGCCGCATTCAGTGCATGGGCTCGATGGTGGGTTTGAAGTAGCACAGAAGCGTTTATGAAAGTTATGGCCgaagagttgtttttttatggtaAGACAAAGATAAAGCAAGCAGTCTCAGGAGTTGAAACGGTGTGCGAATGTTCCGCTTTACGCAGCCTGCTAATCCCctcctcactgcccccccccacccccacccccccgtcccACAGTGAGCCGTTACACCAACGCCTTTGCCATCACCCAGCTGTGCGGAGTACTCTGTGCCCCCTGGAACGGCCTCATCATGGACCGGCACAAGGGGAAGCGCAGAGGGCCAGGTAGGCAGACGGCCGCCGACGCCCAAACGTGCCGTCACGGCGAGCCCGTGGAGAGACAGCCTGCCGTCGTGTCTGCCGCGGTCACCCCCGGTAAccctcccccttttcctctctctcccctccggCCCAGgagagagcgaggaggaggCAGACTTGCGCTCGGCTGTGCTCTCCCTGTTTCTCACCGCCCTCCAgtgcctcctcttctccatctgcGCCTCCACGCCCTTCCTCCCGCTCCAGTACCTCAGCTTTGCCCTGCAGGTCCTCAACCGCTCCTTCCTCTACGGAGGCAACGCCGCCTTCATCAGCATCgcgtgagtgagggagggagggaaaagcaCTGCAGTTATGTCTGTCAGTTTTGCATCCAGCGGCCAGCCTCTTACATAAGTGAGAGGAGCAAGACCAACAAGTttatgagagggagggagagagagagagagagagggggagggagagaacgagtaagaaagaagggggagagaatgagagggagagagggagaaggaaggagaaaatgAGACTGGAAAAGAGCTGATCCTCCGTGCCTCCTTGCAGTATCggtaattaatttcattaaaaaaaaaaaggaatcagtAGGttatgggaaaaatgttttcagactTATCGGGCTTCAGCTTTGACGTGTGGGTGGTGGTGATGACGGGATGCCAGGAGGAAGGAGTGTGGTGAGATTGCCGCAGCCCAGGCCGCTGTGCGTGCCAGCTTTCCTGCCGCGAGTTTGCAGCCGTCAACGAattcactgtaaatattttttcaccATCATGACTTAGATCCCAGCCTGCGGCGAGGAACATGCTTCAATCACACGACAGACCTGATGTGTGTgattcagacacagagagcaggggtgGGAGGTGGAGGGAAGGCAGGGGTCATGCACAGGACCCTCTGAGCCCTGTCATGTTGTCAGCATGTCTCCTAAGCCCTGGGTACCAGccctgggtggcagtgtagcatagtggtaaaggagcaggcctcataaTGAAGAGGccgctggttcaattccccactgtggcacccctgctgtacccttgggcaaggtacctaacacagaattgcctcagtaaatatccagctgtataaatggataacatgtaaaaacactaaCTGATCTAAGtagctctggagaagagcgtctgctaaatgactgtaatgtaatgtaatgtaatgctctcTCCTCAGTTTTCCCACCTGTCACTTCGGGAAGCTGTACGGCCTGATGATGGCGCTGTCGGCCGTGGTGTCGCTGTTGCAGTACCCCTGC includes:
- the LOC118792965 gene encoding solute carrier family 43 member 3-like isoform X1, coding for MLGCMNGARVRRWLTLSSGVVECLCFAGAVFGWASLMFVLKSEGYFGYLCVNATGPNGTAYTDCSGQDEQFSLVFTIASFMNNFLTLPNGFLFDRFGTTVARLLGISLYTTGTLLIAFSNAATSLLLFPALSFIAVGGILLLITNMQVGNLFGTHRSTIITLYNGAFDSSSVIFLIVKVLSEGGISMHASFLFLSACSVIHLTRTFLLMPRTHIPHPLPEGYTYGLGCGQSKTFSPEEPGENKVHVQNEGEAESAPFHPDSTERKEVASFRSCVLSWFFLWHLVWLSVMQLRHYLFIGTLNPMLTRLTHGDPALVSRYTNAFAITQLCGVLCAPWNGLIMDRHKGKRRGPGESEEEADLRSAVLSLFLTALQCLLFSICASTPFLPLQYLSFALQVLNRSFLYGGNAAFISIAFPTCHFGKLYGLMMALSAVVSLLQYPCFSLVKGLLDGDPLYVNVGLTVLSLTAFIHPFYVYMHCRRLTAQRERPQANGGTAAPINGAKPRSVPTVS
- the LOC118792965 gene encoding solute carrier family 43 member 3-like isoform X2, whose product is MLGCMNGARVRRWLTLSSGVVECLCFAGAVFGWASLMFVLKSEGYFGYLCVNATGPNGTAYTDCSGQDEQFSLVFTIASFMNNFLTLPNGFLFDRFGTTVARLLGISLYTTGTLLIAFSNAATSLLLFPALSFIAVGGILLLITNMQVGNLFGTHRSTIITLYNGAFDSSSVIFLIVKVLSEGGISMHASFLFLSACSVIHLTRTFLLMPRTHIPHPLPEGYTYGLGCGQSKTFSPEEPGENKVHVQNEVASFRSCVLSWFFLWHLVWLSVMQLRHYLFIGTLNPMLTRLTHGDPALVSRYTNAFAITQLCGVLCAPWNGLIMDRHKGKRRGPGESEEEADLRSAVLSLFLTALQCLLFSICASTPFLPLQYLSFALQVLNRSFLYGGNAAFISIAFPTCHFGKLYGLMMALSAVVSLLQYPCFSLVKGLLDGDPLYVNVGLTVLSLTAFIHPFYVYMHCRRLTAQRERPQANGGTAAPINGAKPRSVPTVS